The proteins below are encoded in one region of Malaclemys terrapin pileata isolate rMalTer1 chromosome 8, rMalTer1.hap1, whole genome shotgun sequence:
- the LOC128841628 gene encoding uncharacterized protein LOC128841628 isoform X2 gives MPKHLKKISKGMMERGHNRDSLQCCVKVKELRQAYQKTKEANGCSGSEPQTCRFYVELHAILVGAATTTPPLTVDSEAGVISAMPEDSANGEEEEVEEDDELAESTQHSVLPNSQDLFLSLTEAPSQPPDNEAMEGTSAANFSSLPPPSQRLSQIRRQKKRTRDEMFSEIMESTRNERAHLNEWKDTVSKYRKDASECEAMRDARDEKWQAATLGLLRDQTDMLRLYGETLANQ, from the exons atgccaaaacatttgaaaaaaatctccaagggcatgatggagagaggccacaatagggactcactacagtgctgcgtgaaagttaaggagctcagacaagcctatcaaaaaacaaaggaggcaaacggttgctccgggtcagagccgcagacatgccgcttctatgttgaactgcatgcaattctagtgggggctgccaccactaccccacctctgactgtggattccgaggcgggggtaatctcagccatgcctgaggattctgcgaatggggaagaggaggaggtggaggaggatgacgagcttgcggagagcacacagcactccgttctccccaacagccaggatctttttctcagcctgactgaagcaccctcccaacccccagacaatgaggccatggaagggacctccg ctgcaaatttttcaagcctccctcctccgtcccaaaggctatctcagataaggcgtcaaaaaaagaggacgcgagatgaaatgttctcggaaatcatggaatccacccgcaatgaaagagctcatctgaatgagtggaaggacacggtatcaaagtacaggaaagatgccagtgaatgtgaggccatgagggatgctcgagatgagaagtggcaggctgcaacgctggggctgctgcgggatcaaacggacatgctccggctgtacggggagactttggcaaaccagtaa